From Candidatus Zixiibacteriota bacterium, one genomic window encodes:
- a CDS encoding type IV pilus twitching motility protein PilT: MDIMQLLAFGVEQDASDCHISSGEPPLLRVRGDLKKLDHPPLTKEQVHDLIYDIMNDAQRKTFEETHECDFSFELGSVARFRVNVFMQRKGEAAVFRTIPTKILTLEELGMPPVLKQLCDKEKGLILVTGPTGSGKSTTLAAMIDYLNNTFEGHILTIEDPIEFVHQSKKCLVNQRELGPHTHSFANALRAALREDPDVILVGEMRDLETIQLALTAAETGHIVFGTLHTSSAPKTVDRVIDVFPPAQQAQIRAQFAESIEAVITQTLLKKKSGGRVAALEIMTGTTAIRNLIREGKIHQIPGTMQVSQKDGMQTMDMALQALVAKGVVTKEEAQSRSSNPNLFASAAGGVVGGRL; the protein is encoded by the coding sequence ATGGACATCATGCAACTTCTGGCGTTCGGCGTCGAGCAGGACGCTTCCGATTGCCATATCAGCTCGGGAGAGCCGCCGCTTCTCCGCGTACGCGGCGACTTGAAGAAGCTCGACCATCCGCCGCTTACCAAGGAGCAGGTCCACGACCTCATCTACGACATCATGAACGACGCCCAGCGCAAGACGTTCGAGGAGACGCATGAGTGCGACTTCTCCTTCGAGCTGGGGTCGGTCGCGCGCTTCCGCGTCAACGTGTTCATGCAGCGCAAGGGCGAGGCCGCCGTCTTCCGGACGATTCCGACCAAGATCCTCACGCTCGAGGAGCTGGGCATGCCGCCCGTGCTGAAGCAGCTCTGCGACAAGGAAAAGGGGCTGATCCTGGTGACCGGGCCGACGGGATCCGGCAAATCGACGACGCTGGCGGCGATGATCGACTATCTCAACAACACCTTCGAAGGCCACATCCTCACCATCGAGGACCCGATCGAGTTCGTGCACCAGTCGAAGAAGTGCCTAGTCAACCAGCGCGAGCTGGGGCCGCACACGCATTCGTTCGCCAACGCGCTGCGCGCGGCCCTGCGCGAGGACCCCGACGTGATCCTGGTGGGCGAGATGCGCGACCTCGAGACCATCCAGCTCGCGCTCACCGCGGCGGAGACCGGCCACATCGTCTTCGGCACTCTGCACACCTCGAGCGCTCCCAAGACGGTCGACCGCGTCATCGACGTCTTTCCGCCGGCGCAGCAGGCCCAGATCCGGGCGCAGTTCGCCGAGTCGATCGAGGCGGTGATCACCCAGACGCTGCTCAAGAAAAAGTCCGGCGGTCGGGTGGCGGCGCTCGAGATCATGACCGGGACCACCGCTATCCGCAACCTGATCCGCGAGGGGAAGATCCATCAGATTCCCGGAACCATGCAGGTCAGCCAGAAGGACGGCATGCAGACGATGGACATGGCGCTGCAGGCGCTGGTTGCCAAAGGCGTGGTGACCAAGGAAGAGGCGC
- a CDS encoding SDR family NAD(P)-dependent oxidoreductase, with translation MVRGKVALVTGGGSGIGKAIGINLAKNGAFVAIAGRNLNRLESAVAEVSGSGGRAMAVPMDIRQRSEVERGVAAVAERWGAVHILVNNAGVSGMTLMSDPDETRWADIVDTNLTGTYRVTKAVLRHMPDHAGGRIINISSVLGKFGVAGYAAYCATKHGLIGFTRALALELVGRGITVNAICPGWVETEMAARGIADTAAYLGTTPEEFKKQAIAAVPIRRFLDAGEVAEIVVYVASDLARGITGQAINVCGGQTMI, from the coding sequence ATGGTACGCGGCAAGGTAGCTCTGGTGACGGGCGGCGGGAGCGGGATCGGGAAGGCGATCGGGATCAATTTGGCCAAAAACGGAGCGTTTGTGGCCATCGCTGGACGAAACTTGAACCGTCTGGAGTCGGCGGTCGCCGAGGTCTCCGGGAGTGGCGGCCGGGCGATGGCCGTCCCGATGGATATCCGGCAAAGGAGCGAGGTCGAGCGCGGCGTTGCCGCCGTGGCCGAGCGCTGGGGCGCCGTTCACATTCTCGTCAACAACGCGGGGGTCTCCGGGATGACGCTCATGAGCGATCCGGACGAGACCCGCTGGGCCGACATCGTCGACACCAACCTCACCGGGACCTACCGGGTCACCAAGGCGGTCTTGAGGCACATGCCGGACCACGCCGGAGGACGGATCATCAACATCTCCTCGGTCCTGGGAAAATTCGGCGTTGCGGGCTATGCGGCCTACTGCGCGACCAAGCACGGCCTGATCGGCTTCACGCGCGCGCTCGCCCTGGAGCTGGTCGGCCGCGGCATCACGGTCAACGCCATCTGTCCCGGCTGGGTCGAAACCGAAATGGCCGCCCGGGGGATCGCGGACACCGCCGCGTATCTCGGCACCACCCCGGAGGAGTTCAAGAAACAGGCGATCGCGGCCGTGCCCATCAGGCGCTTCCTCGATGCCGGCGAGGTCGCGGAGATCGTTGTCTACGTTGCTTCCGACCTCGCTCGCGGCATCACCGGGCAGGCAATCAACGTCTGCGGCGGCCAGACCATGATCTGA
- a CDS encoding UbiD family decarboxylase, with translation MPKDLHTFIAQEERNRPGSVIREKNRIDCNQYETIAYLKHLDLRNEAKMVLFENVPALNGEPSRFPLFYNPWVTRQFVADSLDMGDLKSPMDLSLEVARRELKRGSVEVIAPEKAPVKETVLRGDKADLRVLPIPMHQKDDVGPYLTMACAMKGFNADFYDITFTKNRYYEPRRMSFSAHKHHHLEAIATEYEEHNERAPVIVILGHHPAFFLSTCCMTPYGNDDYLTASAFLGEPLRLTPSTTWGEKFLVPADAEVIIEGEIPPGVRDSQNPFGEILGYYQVEMKVPVIEVTAITARKDAIVEDFWPGHMDHWNLGSIPKEGSVYNVIRKNIPGVRAVHLPPSGAGRCICYISIKKEFENEPNKAGMQAFVEMPNLKLAVIVDDDVDVFNEREVMWAVATRVHWDKDIEIIREVQSFRGWLGDAVAIIDATVPLSGGYPKRNEVHPEAFARVAKFFK, from the coding sequence ATGCCAAAAGACCTTCACACTTTCATCGCGCAGGAAGAAAGGAACCGCCCCGGCTCGGTGATCCGGGAAAAGAACCGTATCGACTGCAACCAGTACGAGACCATCGCCTACCTCAAGCACCTCGACCTGCGCAACGAGGCCAAGATGGTGCTGTTCGAGAACGTCCCGGCGCTCAACGGCGAGCCTTCCCGGTTTCCCCTGTTCTACAACCCCTGGGTGACGCGCCAGTTCGTCGCCGATTCGCTCGACATGGGAGACCTCAAATCGCCGATGGACCTCAGCCTGGAGGTCGCCCGGCGCGAGCTCAAGCGGGGCAGCGTCGAGGTCATCGCTCCGGAAAAAGCGCCGGTGAAAGAGACCGTGCTGCGGGGGGACAAAGCCGATCTGCGGGTGCTGCCGATTCCGATGCACCAGAAGGATGACGTCGGCCCCTATCTCACCATGGCCTGCGCGATGAAGGGCTTCAACGCGGATTTCTACGACATCACTTTCACCAAGAACCGCTACTACGAGCCGCGGCGCATGAGCTTTTCGGCCCACAAGCACCACCACCTCGAGGCCATCGCCACGGAATACGAGGAGCACAACGAGCGGGCGCCGGTGATCGTGATTCTGGGCCACCATCCGGCCTTCTTTCTCTCGACCTGCTGCATGACGCCTTACGGCAACGACGATTACCTCACCGCGTCGGCCTTTCTCGGCGAACCGCTGCGCCTTACGCCCTCGACGACATGGGGCGAGAAGTTTCTCGTCCCCGCCGACGCCGAGGTGATCATCGAGGGCGAGATCCCGCCGGGGGTTCGCGACAGCCAGAATCCCTTCGGCGAGATCCTCGGGTACTATCAGGTCGAGATGAAGGTCCCGGTCATCGAGGTGACGGCGATCACGGCCCGCAAGGACGCCATCGTCGAGGATTTCTGGCCGGGCCACATGGACCACTGGAACCTCGGCAGCATCCCCAAGGAAGGCAGCGTCTATAACGTGATCAGGAAGAACATTCCGGGCGTCCGGGCGGTCCATCTGCCGCCGTCCGGAGCGGGCCGTTGCATCTGCTACATCTCGATCAAGAAGGAGTTCGAGAACGAGCCCAACAAGGCGGGCATGCAGGCGTTCGTGGAGATGCCCAACCTCAAGCTGGCGGTGATCGTCGACGACGACGTCGACGTCTTCAACGAGCGTGAGGTGATGTGGGCGGTGGCGACCCGGGTCCACTGGGACAAGGACATCGAGATCATCCGCGAGGTGCAGAGCTTCCGCGGATGGCTCGGCGACGCGGTGGCCATCATCGACGCCACGGTGCCGCTCTCGGGAGGGTATCCCAAGCGCAACGAGGTGCATCCCGAGGCCTTCGCCCGCGTGGCGAAATTCTTCAAGTGA
- a CDS encoding phosphoribosylaminoimidazolesuccinocarboxamide synthase, translating into MEKDTLPGLTLFGRGKVRDIYDFGDRLLLVATDRISAFDVVLPTEIPDKGRVLTALSAYWFGVMQDIVPHHMISIRPDDFPPACRPHREWLDGRAMLVRKAKPVPVECIIRGYLAGSGWKEYRETGRVCGVELPPGLPEAARLEEPIFTPSTKAPVGEHDVNITFDQMAERIGVELARAIRDTSIAIYRRAREMAEARGILIADTKLEFGLDGDRLILIDELLTPDSSRFWPAEGYRPGKTPDSFDKQYVRDYLLSLGWDMKPPAPELPPEVVSKTREKYNEALRRLTGA; encoded by the coding sequence ATGGAAAAAGACACTCTGCCGGGCCTGACCCTGTTCGGCCGGGGCAAGGTCAGGGACATCTACGACTTCGGCGACCGCTTGCTCCTGGTCGCCACGGACCGGATTTCGGCCTTCGACGTCGTTCTGCCGACGGAGATCCCCGACAAGGGCCGGGTGCTCACCGCCCTCTCGGCCTACTGGTTCGGCGTGATGCAGGACATCGTTCCGCACCACATGATCAGCATCCGTCCCGACGACTTCCCTCCGGCCTGCCGCCCGCACCGGGAGTGGCTGGACGGGCGCGCGATGCTGGTGCGGAAGGCGAAGCCGGTGCCCGTCGAATGCATCATCCGCGGCTATCTGGCCGGCTCCGGCTGGAAAGAATACCGCGAGACCGGGAGAGTCTGCGGCGTCGAGCTTCCGCCGGGGCTGCCGGAGGCCGCTCGCCTGGAAGAGCCGATCTTCACGCCTTCGACCAAAGCTCCGGTCGGGGAGCACGACGTCAACATCACCTTCGACCAGATGGCCGAGCGGATCGGAGTCGAGCTCGCGCGAGCGATTCGCGATACGAGCATCGCGATCTACCGCCGGGCAAGAGAGATGGCCGAGGCCAGGGGCATCCTCATCGCGGACACCAAGCTCGAGTTCGGCCTCGACGGCGACCGCCTGATCCTGATCGACGAGCTGCTGACGCCGGACTCCTCGCGCTTCTGGCCGGCCGAAGGCTACCGGCCCGGGAAAACCCCGGACAGCTTCGACAAGCAGTACGTACGCGACTATTTGCTGAGCCTGGGCTGGGACATGAAGCCGCCGGCGCCGGAGCTCCCCCCCGAGGTCGTGAGTAAAACCCGCGAAAAGTACAACGAGGCGCTGCGCCGGCTGACGGGGGCTTGA
- the thiC gene encoding phosphomethylpyrimidine synthase ThiC codes for MSNSQKETNSLGGGITTRPLPASRKVYVQSPSRPDVKVAMREIVLSDTLNGRSGPGRANPPLMVYDSSGPYTDPAVETDIRKGLRPLRLDWIKARGDVEERPEPSYRPPANGSSGDRGERFPEASRRPVLRAKPGCNVTQMHYARKGIITPEMEYVAIRENLGRQQAFENGTGKRGGESFGASIPRFVTPEFVRDEVARGRAIIPANINHPESEPMIIGRNFLVKINANIGNSAVASSIEEEVEKMIWATRWGSDTVMDLSTGDNIHETREWILRNSPVPVGTVPIYQALEKVGGKAEELTWEIYRDTLIEQAEQGVDYFTIHAGVLLRYIPLTARRVTGIVSRGGSILAKWCLAHHKENFLYTHFEEICEIMKAYDVAFSLGDGLRPGSIADANDEAQFAELETLGELTRIAWKHDVQVMIEGPGHVPMHLIRENMTKQLELCHEAPFYTLGPLTTDIAPGYDHITSAIGAAMIGWYGTAMLCYVTPKEHLGLPDKKDVKDGVIAYKIAAHAADLAKGHPGAQLRDDVLSQARFEFRWEDQFNLSLDPETARAFHDETLPAQGAKLAHFCSMCGPHFCSMKITQDVRDYAAEKGIDEQAALDAGMREKAEEFRKSGAKIYREVTPDVAEAGGLSAAAKE; via the coding sequence ATGTCCAACTCGCAGAAGGAAACGAATTCCCTCGGAGGCGGCATTACGACCCGGCCGTTGCCCGCTTCGCGCAAGGTGTACGTTCAAAGCCCGTCGCGGCCCGACGTGAAAGTGGCGATGAGGGAGATCGTTCTGTCCGACACGCTCAACGGGCGCTCGGGCCCCGGCCGCGCCAACCCTCCGTTGATGGTTTACGATTCCTCGGGGCCCTATACCGATCCCGCCGTCGAGACCGACATCCGCAAGGGGCTCAGGCCGTTGCGCCTCGACTGGATCAAGGCCCGCGGCGACGTCGAGGAGCGGCCGGAGCCCAGCTACCGCCCCCCGGCGAACGGGTCGAGCGGGGATCGGGGAGAGCGATTCCCCGAGGCGTCGCGCCGTCCGGTGCTGCGCGCGAAGCCGGGCTGCAACGTCACGCAGATGCACTACGCGCGCAAGGGCATCATCACCCCGGAGATGGAGTACGTCGCGATCCGGGAAAACCTCGGCCGGCAGCAGGCGTTCGAGAACGGCACCGGGAAGCGCGGCGGCGAAAGCTTCGGCGCCTCGATCCCCAGGTTCGTCACCCCCGAGTTCGTGCGCGACGAGGTCGCCCGGGGACGGGCGATCATTCCGGCCAACATCAACCACCCCGAGAGCGAGCCGATGATCATCGGCCGGAATTTCCTGGTCAAGATCAACGCCAACATCGGCAATTCGGCGGTCGCCTCCTCGATCGAGGAGGAAGTGGAAAAGATGATCTGGGCCACGCGCTGGGGCTCCGACACGGTGATGGATCTTTCCACCGGCGACAACATCCACGAGACCCGCGAGTGGATCCTGCGCAACTCGCCGGTGCCGGTCGGCACGGTGCCGATCTATCAGGCGCTCGAAAAGGTCGGCGGCAAGGCCGAAGAGCTGACGTGGGAGATCTACCGGGACACGCTGATCGAGCAGGCGGAGCAGGGCGTGGACTATTTCACGATCCACGCCGGGGTGCTGTTGCGCTACATACCGCTCACCGCCAGGCGGGTGACCGGCATCGTATCGCGGGGCGGCTCGATTCTCGCGAAGTGGTGTCTGGCGCACCACAAGGAGAATTTCCTCTATACGCACTTCGAGGAGATCTGCGAGATCATGAAGGCCTATGACGTCGCTTTCTCGCTCGGCGACGGTTTGCGGCCGGGCTCCATCGCCGACGCCAACGACGAAGCGCAGTTCGCCGAGCTGGAAACCCTCGGCGAGCTGACGCGGATCGCGTGGAAGCACGACGTTCAGGTGATGATCGAAGGGCCGGGCCACGTGCCGATGCACCTGATCCGCGAGAACATGACCAAGCAGCTCGAGCTCTGCCACGAGGCACCGTTCTATACCCTCGGTCCGCTGACCACCGACATCGCGCCGGGCTACGACCACATCACCAGCGCCATCGGCGCCGCCATGATCGGCTGGTACGGGACGGCGATGCTCTGCTACGTCACGCCGAAGGAGCATCTCGGCCTTCCGGACAAAAAGGACGTGAAGGACGGCGTCATCGCCTACAAGATCGCCGCCCACGCGGCCGATCTGGCGAAGGGCCATCCCGGCGCTCAGCTGCGCGACGACGTGCTCAGCCAGGCGCGGTTCGAGTTCCGCTGGGAGGACCAGTTCAACCTGAGCCTCGACCCGGAGACGGCGCGGGCGTTTCACGACGAGACCCTCCCGGCCCAGGGAGCCAAGCTGGCGCACTTCTGCTCGATGTGCGGCCCGCACTTCTGCTCGATGAAGATCACGCAGGACGTGCGCGACTACGCGGCGGAGAAGGGGATCGACGAGCAGGCGGCTCTGGACGCCGGGATGAGAGAGAAGGCCGAGGAGTTCAGGAAAAGCGGGGCGAAGATCTACCGGGAGGTGACGCCCGACGTCGCCGAAGCGGGCGGGCTCAGCGCCGCGGCGAAGGAATGA
- a CDS encoding NADH-quinone oxidoreductase subunit I: protein MKRIEEMSLWERLYFPEVIRGLFVTGYRFWRNLVIHALHQVGLARDLEASITVQYPDERAPYPDTYRGRHRLTLKEDGTVQCTACFLCATACPAECIYIEAGEYPENPVEKFPVRYEIDTLRCIYCGFCVEACPCDAIRMDSGTHPGNLGSSRRDFVEDKETLMQRSRDLAEKGKEGLYEQYVRPYRHV from the coding sequence ATGAAAAGAATAGAAGAGATGAGCCTCTGGGAGCGACTCTATTTCCCGGAGGTGATCCGCGGTCTTTTCGTCACCGGATACCGTTTCTGGCGCAACCTCGTGATCCATGCCCTGCATCAGGTGGGCCTGGCGCGGGATCTCGAGGCGTCGATCACCGTGCAGTATCCGGACGAGCGGGCTCCGTACCCCGATACCTACCGGGGACGGCACCGGCTGACGCTGAAGGAAGACGGGACGGTCCAGTGCACGGCGTGCTTCCTCTGCGCCACGGCGTGCCCGGCGGAATGCATCTATATCGAGGCCGGAGAGTACCCCGAAAATCCGGTGGAGAAATTTCCGGTCCGCTACGAGATCGACACGCTGCGATGCATCTACTGCGGTTTTTGCGTGGAGGCCTGTCCCTGTGACGCCATCCGCATGGACTCCGGAACCCACCCAGGGAACCTGGGGTCGTCGCGGCGCGATTTCGTCGAGGACAAGGAAACGTTGATGCAGCGCTCGAGGGACCTGGCGGAGAAAGGCAAAGAAGGGCTCTACGAGCAGTACGTGAGACCGTACCGGCATGTCTGA
- a CDS encoding adenine phosphoribosyltransferase encodes MAHDTESIRQAIRDIPDFPKPGIVFRDITPLLGDGALFARTIDILAERYRFQGVDTVLGIESRGFIIGAALAYKLGAGFCIVRKPGKLPYETHSASYDLEYGKDTLEIHVDAIHPRSRVVIADDLIATGGTAAATAELVSRLGGTVVECAFVIELSFLKGREKLKPHSVYSIVSYDSE; translated from the coding sequence ATGGCGCACGATACCGAGAGCATCCGGCAGGCGATTCGAGACATACCGGACTTCCCGAAACCGGGGATCGTCTTCAGGGATATCACCCCGCTGCTGGGCGACGGGGCCCTGTTCGCCAGGACCATCGACATCCTAGCCGAACGCTACCGGTTCCAGGGCGTGGATACGGTCCTGGGCATCGAGTCACGGGGGTTCATCATCGGGGCGGCTCTGGCCTACAAGCTGGGGGCGGGCTTTTGCATCGTGCGCAAGCCGGGAAAACTGCCGTACGAGACCCACAGCGCCAGCTACGACCTGGAGTACGGCAAGGACACGTTGGAGATCCACGTGGACGCGATTCACCCGCGCTCCCGCGTGGTGATCGCGGACGATCTCATCGCGACCGGGGGCACGGCTGCGGCGACCGCCGAGCTGGTTTCCAGGCTCGGCGGGACGGTGGTGGAGTGCGCCTTCGTCATCGAGCTGTCGTTCTTGAAGGGAAGGGAGAAGCTCAAGCCTCACAGCGTCTACTCGATCGTCAGCTACGACTCCGAGTAG
- the ugpC gene encoding sn-glycerol-3-phosphate ABC transporter ATP-binding protein UgpC, giving the protein MAGVLLKEVSKRYGGTGAIDRVTLEIPDRQLTVLVGPSGCGKTTVLRLIAGLEEATSGQIYIGDRLVNGVAPRDRNIAMVFQSYALYPHMTVYENLAFGLKLRALDRREIDRRVRETAELLGLAALLDRKPAALSGGERQRVAMGRAMVRKPDLFLFDEPLSNLDAQLRLRMRSEIKQIHARLSTTMIYVTHDQTEAMTLGDRIVVMNRGAVVQEGRPMELYRSPRSLFVAGFIGSPAMNFLEVRVIEAAGEYRLEAKGLDLRLPRAKFSFLSAWQGRMLKLGVRPEHLRPVPEGNRAPITGEVRLLEPLGAETLVHADVGGQWITAACAPRSAPPSGGCAGFAVDPDELHLFDPESETAVRGSARLSPEE; this is encoded by the coding sequence GTGGCGGGCGTACTCCTGAAAGAGGTTTCGAAAAGGTACGGCGGGACCGGCGCGATCGACCGCGTCACGCTGGAAATTCCCGACCGGCAGCTCACGGTGCTGGTGGGCCCGTCGGGCTGCGGCAAGACAACGGTTCTGCGCCTGATCGCCGGGCTCGAGGAGGCGACCTCGGGACAGATCTACATCGGCGACCGCCTGGTGAACGGGGTGGCGCCGAGGGACCGGAACATCGCCATGGTGTTCCAGAGCTATGCTCTCTATCCGCACATGACGGTTTACGAGAACCTGGCGTTCGGCCTGAAACTGCGCGCCCTCGATCGCCGGGAGATCGACCGGCGCGTACGGGAAACGGCGGAGCTGCTCGGGCTCGCCGCCCTGCTCGATCGAAAGCCGGCCGCTCTCTCGGGCGGCGAGAGACAGAGGGTGGCGATGGGACGGGCGATGGTCCGCAAGCCCGATCTCTTTCTGTTCGACGAGCCGCTCAGCAATCTCGACGCCCAGCTCAGGCTCAGAATGCGCTCCGAGATCAAGCAGATTCACGCCCGCCTGTCGACCACCATGATCTACGTGACGCACGACCAGACGGAAGCGATGACGCTGGGCGACCGGATCGTTGTGATGAACCGCGGAGCCGTCGTGCAGGAGGGCCGGCCGATGGAGCTTTACCGCTCCCCGCGGAGCCTCTTCGTCGCCGGATTCATCGGCTCGCCGGCGATGAACTTCCTCGAGGTGCGCGTCATCGAGGCAGCCGGAGAGTATCGCCTCGAGGCGAAAGGGCTCGACCTGCGTTTGCCGCGCGCGAAGTTTTCGTTCCTCTCCGCCTGGCAAGGCCGAATGCTCAAGCTCGGCGTCAGGCCCGAGCACCTCAGGCCGGTGCCCGAAGGGAATCGCGCTCCCATCACGGGAGAGGTCCGCCTGCTCGAGCCGCTCGGCGCCGAAACGCTGGTTCATGCCGATGTCGGCGGGCAGTGGATCACGGCCGCGTGCGCGCCTCGTTCCGCCCCGCCTTCCGGCGGGTGCGCTGGCTTTGCCGTCGATCCGGACGAGCTGCACCTGTTCGACCCGGAGAGCGAAACCGCGGTCCGGGGCTCTGCCCGCCTTTCTCCTGAAGAGTGA
- a CDS encoding methionine synthase: MNELSALRTDVIGSLLRPASLKQARAAYDEGKISAEELRACEDEAIRQAVRLQEAAGLDVVTDGEYRRLNFQDSFGESVTGYDAGRATLRFYERRVEGSRPLQRWEIPDRGEEKGAAVSQRRPVVERLRLARNRPLEEYRFVSAVASRPAKVTLIGPDRITQRFDWQSSRAVYPTVDDFVADVVAIEREMIRGLVEAGCRYIQIDAPSYTAYVDPPSLEAMRERGEDPEINFSRSLRADNRVVEGFPGVTFGIHLCRGNQRSMWHREGSYDAIAERLLNELAHDRFLLEYDTPRAGGFEPLRFLPKGKVVVLGLVSTKVPRLETVDELRRRIDEAARYVPLEQLAVSPQCGFSSDVVGNLLSEDDQKRKLELVVETARQVWK, encoded by the coding sequence ATGAACGAGCTGTCGGCCTTGCGTACCGACGTGATTGGAAGCCTGCTGCGGCCTGCCTCTTTGAAACAGGCGCGCGCCGCCTACGACGAGGGGAAGATAAGCGCCGAGGAGCTGCGGGCGTGCGAGGACGAGGCGATCCGACAGGCGGTCCGCCTGCAGGAGGCGGCCGGGCTGGACGTGGTCACCGACGGCGAGTACCGCCGATTGAACTTTCAGGACAGTTTCGGCGAGTCCGTTACGGGATACGACGCCGGCAGGGCCACGCTCAGGTTCTACGAGAGACGCGTCGAGGGAAGCCGGCCGCTGCAACGGTGGGAGATTCCGGATCGCGGCGAAGAAAAGGGAGCCGCCGTGTCGCAGCGGCGGCCCGTGGTGGAGCGGTTGCGCCTGGCGAGGAACCGGCCGCTCGAAGAGTACCGATTCGTCAGCGCAGTGGCGTCCAGACCCGCGAAGGTGACGCTGATCGGCCCCGACCGGATCACACAGCGTTTCGACTGGCAGAGCTCGCGGGCGGTCTATCCCACCGTGGACGATTTCGTAGCCGACGTGGTGGCGATCGAGCGCGAGATGATTCGCGGCCTGGTGGAGGCCGGTTGCCGTTACATTCAGATTGACGCACCGAGCTATACCGCGTACGTCGACCCGCCGTCGCTCGAGGCGATGCGGGAGCGCGGCGAGGATCCCGAGATCAACTTCAGCCGCTCCCTGAGGGCCGACAATCGGGTGGTGGAGGGGTTCCCGGGGGTGACGTTCGGCATTCATCTATGCCGCGGCAACCAGCGCAGCATGTGGCACCGCGAAGGGAGTTACGACGCCATCGCCGAGCGGCTGCTGAACGAGCTCGCGCACGATCGTTTCCTGCTCGAGTACGATACGCCGCGCGCCGGCGGCTTCGAGCCGCTGCGCTTTCTGCCCAAGGGAAAAGTGGTCGTGCTCGGCCTGGTGAGCACCAAGGTGCCCCGCCTGGAGACCGTGGACGAGCTCAGGCGGCGCATCGACGAAGCCGCAAGGTACGTTCCGCTCGAGCAGCTCGCCGTCAGCCCGCAGTGCGGTTTTTCCTCCGACGTCGTCGGCAACCTGCTCAGCGAGGACGACCAGAAGCGCAAGCTGGAGCTGGTGGTCGAGACGGCACGGCAAGTCTGGAAATAG
- a CDS encoding LysM peptidoglycan-binding domain-containing M23 family metallopeptidase, which yields MARLRRPVGCTLVAALVAFAGCAPQLPRAPSPARGGIFHVVRPGETLYRIGKVYDVPFEELARINRIRDPGHIRVGQRLFIPGAARQLPVEVITPAEPASAPPVDAEPLSARDRFLWPVNGTIHSHYGPRGASFHDGIDIAAPEGTPIRVIADGVVIYSDQLRGYGNIVIVRHEREVVSVYAHNQVNLAREGQRVSRGEVIARVGSTGRVSGPHLHFEIRRNNFAQDPLVYLPQPCCAAATDGSSPES from the coding sequence GTGGCGCGGCTGAGGCGGCCCGTCGGCTGTACCCTGGTCGCGGCGCTCGTGGCGTTTGCAGGGTGCGCTCCCCAGCTCCCGCGCGCGCCTTCGCCGGCGCGCGGAGGGATCTTCCACGTCGTTCGACCCGGCGAGACTCTCTACCGCATCGGCAAGGTCTACGACGTTCCCTTCGAGGAGCTGGCGCGCATCAATCGGATCCGCGATCCCGGGCACATCCGCGTCGGGCAGCGGCTCTTCATTCCGGGCGCCGCTCGGCAGCTCCCGGTGGAGGTCATCACGCCGGCAGAGCCCGCGAGCGCGCCGCCCGTGGACGCGGAACCCCTTTCCGCGCGCGATCGCTTTCTCTGGCCCGTGAACGGCACGATTCATTCCCATTACGGCCCGCGCGGCGCCAGCTTTCACGACGGCATCGATATCGCCGCTCCCGAAGGCACCCCCATCCGGGTCATCGCCGACGGCGTGGTGATCTACAGCGACCAGCTTCGCGGCTACGGCAACATCGTGATCGTGCGCCATGAGCGGGAAGTGGTGTCGGTTTACGCCCACAATCAAGTCAACCTGGCGCGCGAAGGTCAGCGGGTTTCCCGGGGAGAGGTCATCGCCCGCGTGGGGAGCACGGGACGGGTTTCCGGGCCGCACCTCCATTTCGAAATCCGCAGGAACAACTTCGCTCAGGATCCGCTCGTCTATCTGCCTCAGCCGTGCTGCGCCGCCGCGACCGACGGATCGTCCCCGGAAAGCTAG